The following proteins are co-located in the Chaetodon auriga isolate fChaAug3 chromosome 23, fChaAug3.hap1, whole genome shotgun sequence genome:
- the LOC143315672 gene encoding adenosine receptor A1-like codes for MNTTAESCTAEMPYGYQPRFKGLYIATELIIAALAIIGNFLVCLAVSRNKKLRTVTNYFLVSLAVADILVGLVAIPCAVLTDLGQPRHNLPLCLVMLSILIVLTQSSILSMLAVAVERYMAILLPFKYQRVMSPRNARLALLVTWGLAAISGSVPLMDPQKQPPNSDYCIFTCVVDMAYMVYINFFCFFLVPLVAMFIIYGHIFLTIRHQIRRIAMARGSAEETTTAGSGSTGTEDTGSSTAGGTTEGGADMRTGIETGHVRKCAVEVRAGKAVESGAGSLIETETTTVFTKPGLRIATAGSTSFSGAPADPRSGETNTKAKSNIRTFQDLRKATSLFMILFLFMVCWMPINLINCVLLFCPQCDVPMSITLAAILLSHSNSVLNPILYAYRMRSFRRTLVGMWRGLWSIWPRHQ; via the exons ATGAATACGACTGCTGAGAGCTGTACGGCTGAGATGCCGTACGGATACCAACCTCGTTTTAAAGGGCTTTACATCGCCACTGAGCTCATCATCGCCGCGTTGGCCATCATAGGAAACTTCTTGGTTTGTCTGGCTGTCAGCCGCAACAAGAAACTTCGCACTGTCACCAACTACTTCCTG GTATCACTGGCAGTGGCGGACATCCTGGTGGGACTGGTGGCCATTCCCTGTGCAGTGCTGACAGACCTGGGCCAACCTCGTCATAACCTCCCCCTCTGCCTGGTGATGCTAAGCATCCTGATAGTGCTCACACAG AGCTCCATCTTGAGTATGCTAGCAGTAGCAGTGGAGCGTTACATGGCCATCCTTCTGCCCTTCAAGTACCAGCGTGTCATGAGCCCCAGGAACGCCCGGCTGGCTCTGCTGGTCACCTGGGGCCTGGCAGCCATCTCCGGCTCTGTGCCCCTCATGGACCCGCAAAAACAACCACCAAACTCTGA TTACTGTATCTTCACCTGTGTGGTGGACATGGCCTACATGGTCTACATCaacttcttctgcttcttcctgGTGCCGTTGGTGGCCATGTTCATCATCTACGGCCACATCTTCCTCACCATCCGCCACCAAATCAGACGCATCGCTATGGCCAGGGGAAGCGCAGAGGAAACGACCACTGCTGGTAGTGGGAGCACTGGGACAGAGGACACTGGGAGTTCCACTGCTGGGGGAACCACGGAAGGTGGAGCAGACATGAGGACGGGAATAGAAACCGGGCatgtgagaaaatgtgcagTGGAAGTGAGGGCAGGGAAAGCAGTGGAGTCTGGCGCTGGGTCTCTTATTGAAACTGAGACTACCACTGTCTTCACAAAGCCAGGGCTCAGGATCGCCACAGCTGGATCTACCAGCTTCAGCGGTGCCCCTGCTGACCCCCGTTCAGGAGAGACCAACACCAAGGCCAAATCCAACATTCGCACCTTTCAGGACCTCCGTAAGGCCACCTCCCTCTTCATGATCCTGTTTCTCTTCATGGTGTGCTGGATGCCCATCAACCTCATTAACTGTGTCCTGCTGTTCTGCCCACAGTGTGACGTGCCCATGTCGATCACACTAGCAGCCATTTTGCTTTCCCATTCCAACTCGGTCCTCAACCCAATCCTGTACGCATACAGGATGAGGTCTTTCCGACGCACTCTGGTGGGAATGTGGAGAGGATTGTGGAGCATTTGGCCAAGACACCAGTAG
- the gtf3c3 gene encoding general transcription factor 3C polypeptide 3 codes for MSAFSAELIDYLEGRITFEEFDKRRDERKARESEVLTEDVLDDAQPSTSAQIPRTVEEGVSPGVQLAFASILEGTPELPSSEEEEEEEEDSLSYVDDEDDEDYKVEEEDRGKVEVETEETVKRRRRGGKRGRGCRKKKEEEEDEDEEDPTVGDVFALEMELSRENKKMMKERRHRSKLPRALRGLMGEANIRYARGEKEDAILMCMEIIRQAPLAYEPFSTLAMIYEDDEDMDKALQFGLIAAHLNPSDCEEWIRLAEMSLEQDNIRQAIVCYTKAIKYDPTNVRYLWERSSLHMRLGEHKHCMDGYRRILALLPLEDGEHFMQLSKDMAKSYYESSDLASALGVIEDALARHPSLVSDDFINMAAELYIANRQYSKALQVLAQFAGIVLIRDESKTGVSAPTQEEEVAEETSEGQEKSSDEGTKSKTAEESGEIKDVQVPDSIPVDLRAKLMVCLIHLHVYTPLEGLVSSLMEQSPEEIGDLYLDVGEAYLEQGQYMSALPLLSALVISEKYNLAVVWLRHAECLKALGHMEVAVESYNKVVEMAPLHLEARLSLATLQQQLGRPECALKALESMYDSETLAQDSSAAQKELKLLLHRSTLLKTQGQTQDYLDAMITMISMLLKVAMQRAKVCVRSVAMSGKNHLRLVKVKDMQPEIADHEAAYLDNTGKTNVLSREDWWQLLVSCVRTLCEVKRYEEAELLVESAMEFYSFYDNKPRRREMEFFGLSATILDNNYYKAYNYIRLLLMENVDLPQLWNIFNQLTITSQHQRHHRFCLRLLLKHPDNHALCVLCGHNAMVSGSFKHALGQYVQAFKTHPNNPLHSLCVGLTFFHMASQKYVAKRHTLVLKGFSFLWRYVELRGECQETMYNLGRALHQMGLTHLAIHYYQKALAMPAQKMEGIPEDQVDLKREIAFNLSLIYQASGNIHMARRLISTHCIV; via the exons ATGTCTGCTTTCAGCGCCGAGCTGATAGACTACCTGGAGGGGAGGATAACTTTTGAGGAGTTTGACAAGcggagggatgagaggaaagcAAGG gaGTCCGAGGTGTTAACTGAGGATGTGCTGGATGATGCCCAGCCCTCTACATCTGCACAGATCCCGAGGACAGTCG AGGAGGGAGTCAGCCCGGGGGTCCAGCTGGCCTTCGCCTCCATACTGGAAGGAACGCCAGAACTACCATcttcagaagaagaggaggaggaggaagaggacagctTGAGCTAtgtggatgatgaagatgacgagGATTAcaaggtggaggaagaggacaggggaaaggtggaggtggaaaCGGAGGAGACGGTGAAGAGGCGGAGgcgaggagggaaaagagggagaggatgtaggaagaagaaagaagaagaggaggatgaggatgaggaggatccGACGGTGGGGGACGTGTTTGCCCTGGAGATGGAGCTGAGTCGAGAAAACAAGAAGATGATGAAG gagCGACGTCATCGCAGCAAGCTGCCTCGAGCTCTGAGGGGCCTGATGGGAGAGGCCAACATCCGCTACgccagaggagagaaagaggacgCCATCTTGATGTGCATGGAGATCATAAGACAAG CTCCTCTGGCCTATGAGCCTTTCTCCACACTGGCTATGATCTACGAGGACGATGAAGACATGGACAAAGCGCTGCAGTTCGGTCTGATCGCCGCCCACCTGAACCCCTCAGACTGCGAGGAGTGGATCAGGCTGGCAGAAATGTCCCTGGAGCAGGACAACATCAGACAGGCCATTGTCTGCTACACAAAGG CCATTAAGTACGACCCCACCAATGTGCGCTACCTGTGGGAGCGCTCCAGCCTCCACATGCGTCTGGGcgagcacaaacactgcatggATGGCTACCGCAGGATCCTAGCGCTGCTGCCGCTGGAGGACGGAGAGCACTTCATGCAGCTGTCCAAGGACATGGCCAa GAGTTACTATGAGAGTAGTGACTTGGCCTCAGCTCTGGGTGTTATAGAGGACGCTCTGGCTCGACACCCCAGCCTGGTCAGCGATGACTTCATCAACATGGCAGCTGAGCTCTACATTGCCAACCGCCAGTACAGCAAGGCCCTGCAG GTCTTGGCCCAGTTTGCAGGGATAGTTTTGATCAGGGACGAATCCAAAACAGGCGTCTCAGCGCCAacgcaggaggaggaagtggcaGAGGAGACGAGTGAGGGGCAGGAGAAGAGCAGTGACGAAGGCACGAAATCGAAAACTGCAGAGGAGAGCG GTGAAATTAAGGATGTACAGGTACCAGACAGCATCCCAGTGGACCTGAGGGCCAAGCTAATGGTCTGCCTCATACACCTGCATGTCTACACTCCCCTGGAG GGGCTGGTGTCATCGCTGATGGAGCAGAGTCCAGAGGAGATCGGTGACTTGTACCTGGATGTAGGTGAAGCCTACTTGGAGCAGGGCCAGTACatgtctgctctgcctctgctgtctgccCTCGTTATATCCGAAAAGTACAACCTGGCTGTCGTCTGGCTCCGGCATGCAG AGTGTCTGAAGGCGCTGGGCCACATGGAGGTGGCAGTAGAAAGCTACAATAAGGTGGTGGAGATGGCTCCGCTGCACCTGGAGGCCCGGCTCTCCCTGGCcaccctgcagcagcagctaggCCGCCCGGAGTGCGCCCTCAAGGCCCTGGAGTCCATGTACGACAGCGAGACCCTGGCACAAGACTCATCAGCCGCACAAAAG GaattaaagctgctgctgcatcgtTCCACACTGCTGAAGACTCAGGGACAGACCCAGGACTACCTGGATGCTATGATCACAATGATCTCCATGCTGCTTAAG GTGGCCATGCAGCGAgcgaaggtgtgtgtgcgctctgtaGCCATGTCAGGCAAAAACCACCTGCGGCTGGTGAAGGTCAAAGACATGCAGCCAGAAATTGCTGACCATGAAGCTGCCTATCTGGACAACACTg GTAAAACCAACGTTCTGTCCAGAGAGGACTGGTGGCAGCTGCTGGTGAGCTGCGTGCGGACACTGTGCGAGGTGAAGCGCTACGAGGAGGCCGAGCTGCTGGTGGAGTCCGCCATGGAGTTCTACTCCTTCTACGACAACAAGCCCcggaggagggagatggagtTCTTCGGCCTGTCCGCCACCATCCTCGACAACAACTACTACAAGGCCTACAACTACATCAG attgCTGCTGATGGAAAATGTGGATTTGCCGCAGCTTTGGAATATTTTCAACCAG CTGACGATCACGTCGCAGCACCAGCGCCACCATCGCTTCTGTCTGCGCCTGCTGTTGAAACATCCTGACAACCACGCCTTGTGTGTCCTGTGCGGACACAACGCCATGGTGTCGGGAAGCTTCAAACACGCCCTAG GCCAGTATGTTCAGGCCTTCAAGACTCACCCCAACAACCCGCTGCACAGCCTGTGTGTGGGCCTCACCTTCTTCCACATGGCATCACAGAAGTACGTGGCCAAACGACACACGCTGGTGCTGAAG GGCTTCTCCTTCCTGTGGCGGTACGTGGAGCTGCGTGGAGAGTGCCAGGAGACCATGTACAACCTGGGCAGGGCGCTGCACCAGATGGGCCTCACGCATTTGGCCATCCATTACTACCAGAAGGCTCTCGCAATGCCTGCGCAGAAGATGGAA GGTATCCCAGAGGATCAGGTGGATCTGAAGAGGGAGATCGCCTTCAACCTCTCCCTCATCTACCAGGCCAGCGGGAACATACACATGGCCCGGCGGCTCATCAGCACACACTGCATTGTTTGA